In Acidimicrobiia bacterium, a single genomic region encodes these proteins:
- the murJ gene encoding murein biosynthesis integral membrane protein MurJ produces MSDIAGELNGPLDNVEAPTGSGSIPHDGRRGSFLVGAGILLSRVAGLVREMTIAGFLGVGGTADVFKAALRIPNLLQNLLGEGVLSASFIPVYSRLLEKDEREANQLAGTILGLLLIVMTAVVSIGVIFAGTLARVITPGFSGQRLELATTLLRIMFPAIAFLVLSAFCTGVLNSHRRFFLSYASPVMWNATQIAFLVTAGIMGTSNVGLAHALAWGVLVGSVLEVAIQVPAVRRLTAGARLSADYRSPNARDVLKRFAPVALGRGVIQILLYVELFLASLLAAGGISALTYGQVLYLLPISLFGMAVAAAELPELARLGQSGHAAIKQRLHLGIERIVFYVAFTAAIYIFAGDIIVAALLQRGRFSASDTMLVWFVVATFALGLLGTTQSRLLQNTLYALNQPTTVARIAVARVALAAGLGALFMFPLDRFVIVNSQIKQIAPIAFRPLPDYLRNLPDGPPHLGIVGLALGAALSSWIEYRLLKAALERHIGPLPTFSRGARWSLVAALVAGVASMGLRIASTGLPPLVTAVLVGVPTVLIYLAITGAAAVPESVALLHRLGRFLPARDSSRR; encoded by the coding sequence ATGAGTGACATCGCCGGGGAGTTGAACGGACCGCTCGACAACGTAGAGGCGCCCACCGGTAGCGGATCCATCCCCCACGACGGACGACGCGGCTCCTTCCTGGTGGGCGCGGGCATCCTGCTGTCACGCGTGGCGGGTCTGGTGCGGGAGATGACCATTGCGGGATTTCTCGGCGTCGGCGGCACCGCCGATGTGTTCAAGGCGGCCCTGCGGATCCCAAACCTTCTACAGAATCTTCTCGGTGAGGGCGTGCTGTCGGCCTCGTTCATCCCCGTGTACTCGCGACTCTTAGAGAAAGACGAACGGGAAGCCAATCAACTAGCGGGAACGATTCTTGGGCTCCTGTTGATCGTAATGACCGCAGTGGTGTCGATCGGGGTGATCTTTGCCGGCACGCTGGCCCGGGTGATCACCCCCGGCTTCTCCGGCCAACGCCTGGAGTTGGCCACCACGTTGCTGCGGATCATGTTTCCGGCCATCGCCTTCCTGGTGCTGTCGGCGTTTTGCACCGGCGTACTCAACAGCCACCGGCGGTTCTTTCTCTCGTACGCCTCACCGGTGATGTGGAATGCCACCCAGATTGCCTTTCTGGTCACCGCTGGCATCATGGGTACCAGCAACGTGGGCCTCGCCCACGCGCTGGCGTGGGGTGTACTCGTTGGCTCCGTACTGGAGGTAGCTATTCAGGTGCCCGCCGTACGTCGCCTCACCGCTGGGGCCCGACTCTCGGCGGATTATCGCTCGCCCAATGCGCGTGACGTACTCAAGCGTTTCGCACCCGTTGCTCTCGGGCGGGGGGTCATTCAGATCCTCCTCTACGTCGAACTGTTCCTGGCCAGTTTGCTGGCCGCCGGTGGTATCTCGGCGCTCACCTACGGACAGGTGCTCTACCTCTTGCCCATCAGCCTGTTCGGAATGGCCGTGGCCGCCGCCGAGCTCCCCGAACTGGCTCGCCTGGGCCAGTCAGGGCATGCCGCCATCAAGCAACGACTCCACTTGGGTATCGAACGCATCGTGTTCTACGTGGCCTTCACCGCCGCCATCTACATCTTCGCCGGCGACATCATCGTGGCGGCACTGCTGCAACGAGGCCGCTTCAGTGCCTCCGACACCATGCTGGTGTGGTTCGTGGTGGCCACCTTTGCTCTCGGTCTGCTCGGCACGACGCAATCCCGACTCCTGCAGAACACCCTCTATGCCCTGAACCAACCCACGACGGTGGCGCGTATCGCCGTGGCCCGGGTGGCGCTCGCTGCGGGCCTCGGGGCGCTGTTCATGTTCCCCCTGGATCGCTTCGTCATCGTGAACTCCCAGATCAAACAAATCGCCCCCATCGCCTTTCGCCCTCTTCCGGACTACCTGCGCAACCTCCCCGACGGGCCTCCCCATCTGGGGATCGTGGGCTTGGCCCTCGGCGCCGCGCTGTCGTCCTGGATCGAATACCGCCTGTTGAAGGCGGCTCTCGAGCGCCACATCGGTCCCCTCCCGACCTTCAGTCGCGGTGCTCGCTGGTCTCTGGTGGCGGCCTTGGTGGCGGGCGTAGCGAGCATGGGTCTGCGGATCGCCTCCACCGGCCTCCCCCCGCTGGTTACTGCGGTACTGGTGGGGGTGCCTACCGTGCTCATCTACCTCGCCATCACCGGGGCGGCGGCCGTGCCTGAATCCGTGGCGTTGCTTCACCGCTTGGGCCGATTCCTGCCTGCTCGTGACTCCTCGAGGCGATAG
- the obgE gene encoding GTPase ObgE: protein MSQFVDECGLHVKAGDGGAGSVSFRREAHVPFGGPDGGDGGLGGGVWLVVDRNVSSLIAFKDHPHRAAKGGTHGQGQRKHGKGGGDLLVSVPEGTVVKDQAGVVLADLVQPGDRWLAADGGRGGRGNARFLSNRRRAPAFAEQGEIGEEHWLRLELKLMADVALVGFPSVGKSTLIATISAAKPKIADYPFTTLEPNLGVVRVGEDSEFVVADLPGLIEGASEGRGLGHQFLRHVERARVLVVMLDLAPVAEHRPAEQQRILLNELGQYQPDLLDRPRIVVGSRADLADPALEFDGERIAAVTGRGIRPLVLSMAQMVQQARQQLPEPDAFVVHRPAAEGYRVQRDISGDWEVIGRQAERAVALSDLTNVEALDEAHRRLKAIGIDKALARAGAKHGETVHIGRLAFDYEDDS, encoded by the coding sequence GTGTCGCAATTCGTAGACGAATGTGGGCTCCATGTGAAGGCCGGGGATGGAGGCGCGGGGTCGGTAAGTTTCCGACGCGAAGCGCATGTCCCCTTCGGCGGTCCCGATGGTGGCGACGGCGGCCTCGGCGGCGGAGTGTGGCTCGTGGTGGACCGCAACGTCTCGTCGCTGATTGCGTTCAAGGATCACCCCCATCGGGCGGCCAAGGGAGGGACGCATGGTCAGGGCCAACGAAAGCATGGGAAAGGCGGCGGCGACCTCCTGGTGTCGGTACCCGAAGGTACTGTGGTGAAAGACCAGGCCGGGGTGGTGCTGGCGGACTTGGTGCAACCGGGCGACCGCTGGCTGGCCGCCGACGGTGGCCGGGGGGGACGCGGTAATGCTCGCTTCCTGTCGAACCGGCGCCGCGCCCCGGCCTTTGCGGAGCAGGGTGAGATTGGCGAGGAACACTGGCTGCGGCTCGAGCTGAAATTGATGGCCGACGTCGCCCTCGTGGGGTTCCCCAGCGTCGGCAAATCCACCCTTATCGCCACCATCTCGGCGGCCAAACCCAAAATTGCCGACTACCCCTTCACCACCCTCGAGCCAAACCTCGGGGTGGTTCGGGTAGGGGAGGACAGCGAGTTTGTGGTGGCCGACCTCCCCGGCCTGATCGAGGGGGCCAGCGAAGGACGCGGCCTTGGACACCAGTTCCTGCGTCACGTAGAACGGGCTCGCGTGCTCGTGGTGATGCTCGATCTCGCCCCGGTTGCGGAACACCGACCCGCCGAGCAACAACGCATCCTTTTGAACGAACTGGGCCAGTATCAACCCGACCTGCTCGACCGACCACGGATCGTGGTGGGCTCACGGGCCGATCTGGCTGACCCTGCCCTGGAATTCGACGGGGAACGGATCGCCGCCGTGACCGGCCGGGGGATACGCCCCCTGGTGTTATCGATGGCACAGATGGTGCAGCAGGCGCGGCAGCAGTTGCCCGAGCCGGATGCATTCGTGGTGCATCGTCCTGCGGCCGAGGGGTATCGCGTGCAGCGCGACATCAGCGGCGATTGGGAAGTGATCGGTCGGCAGGCTGAGCGGGCCGTGGCCCTATCGGACCTCACCAACGTGGAAGCCCTCGATGAGGCCCACCGTCGCCTCAAGGCCATCGGTATCGACAAGGCCCTCGCGCGGGCCGGCGCGAAGCACGGCGAGACCGTGCATATCGGCCGCCTCGCCTTCGATTACGAAGACGACTCCTAA
- a CDS encoding N-acetyltransferase has translation MAHSARAATTEDLGDIAEALALAFLDDPLLSWLFGQDPTRAIRYTRRYFRSESARHLKHRHVYTTHVLSGAACWEPPGHWRTKTTDIIKIAPLILRGIGWRMTHALGGLARAERIHATFPEHYYLATLGVRPDHQRQGAGTAMLAPILQRCDREGLGAYLESSNESNISFYRQHGFQLKGEVVFPHGPKIWPMWRDPRPHNG, from the coding sequence ATGGCGCATTCGGCACGGGCGGCGACGACCGAAGACCTCGGCGACATCGCCGAGGCGCTCGCCCTGGCGTTCCTCGACGACCCCCTGCTGTCCTGGCTGTTTGGCCAAGACCCAACCCGCGCCATCCGCTACACCCGGCGCTATTTTCGCAGCGAAAGCGCACGCCATCTCAAGCATCGGCATGTGTACACGACGCACGTTCTCTCGGGAGCCGCCTGCTGGGAGCCACCCGGGCACTGGCGCACCAAGACCACCGACATTATCAAGATCGCCCCCCTCATCCTTCGCGGCATCGGTTGGCGAATGACCCACGCGCTCGGCGGCCTCGCCCGGGCCGAGCGGATCCACGCCACCTTCCCCGAGCACTATTACCTCGCCACCTTGGGGGTCCGTCCCGACCATCAACGCCAAGGGGCCGGAACCGCCATGCTGGCCCCGATCCTCCAGCGCTGCGATCGAGAGGGCCTCGGCGCCTACCTGGAGAGTTCAAACGAATCCAACATCTCCTTCTATCGCCAGCATGGGTTCCAATTGAAGGGCGAAGTGGTCTTTCCCCATGGCCCGAAGATTTGGCCGATGTGGCGCGACCCGCGGCCCCACAATGGCTGA
- a CDS encoding pilus assembly protein — translation MSATASTASRRAAGERGASLVEFALIVPILFLLLFGIIEFGFAFNDYQSIRQGAREGAREAVVTNYGAVTSCGIDGTAAGAIDDVKRMICQTKARTGLGNSVRVAVRVVADPNESQWKGNSVKICETRLVGSITGLFTPFTGNLPLRTQITMRAEKSMGVTIDLGNISTWQESDPSGANWSWC, via the coding sequence ATGAGCGCAACGGCGTCCACCGCCTCGCGGCGCGCCGCTGGCGAACGAGGCGCCTCCTTGGTGGAGTTTGCGTTAATCGTCCCAATTCTGTTTCTCCTGTTATTCGGGATTATCGAATTTGGGTTTGCCTTCAACGACTATCAGTCCATCCGGCAGGGAGCCCGAGAAGGCGCCCGGGAGGCGGTTGTCACGAATTACGGAGCGGTGACGAGTTGCGGAATCGATGGCACTGCCGCCGGCGCCATCGACGACGTGAAGAGGATGATCTGCCAAACCAAGGCCCGAACGGGCCTGGGCAACTCCGTGCGGGTGGCGGTGAGGGTTGTGGCGGATCCCAACGAGTCACAGTGGAAGGGCAATTCAGTGAAGATCTGTGAGACGCGCCTAGTGGGGTCGATCACCGGGTTGTTTACTCCGTTCACGGGTAATCTTCCGCTGCGTACGCAGATCACGATGCGCGCCGAAAAATCGATGGGCGTCACCATTGATCTCGGAAATATCTCAACGTGGCAGGAATCCGACCCCTCAGGAGCCAACTGGTCATGGTGCTAA
- a CDS encoding AAA family ATPase codes for MARRFGRCGATRGPTMAESLVGPSHQFIETTAATLELLSGGVAGVGSGTWRQDAALEAFNLACGLVAIDHRISDDELWAIMGAFGPFLQTRLAGTTPADLRDSGLVEGQRQFTAAPSAMFELFVAADAAGASNHARSYYSAAVEIAFAIAAIDRHTSETELIAIEQFRGMLLRAIETMERDRRMGTKAALSDPRAETPALAHPLPATPVAPRPLDDLLSELDDLIGLDAVKHEVKLVTNLLRVQNIRRERGLPVSDQSRHLIFTGNPGTGKTTVARLLAQIYHSLGVVDRGQLVETDRAGLVAGYVGQTAPLVVARFDEADQGLLLIDEAYSLVRGGERDFGREAIDTIVKLIEDRRDRLVVVMAGYPDEMEALIESNPGLRSRFPKSIHFPDYTTDELLRIVSQLGGAAGYQLNAGATAAARRWFDAIEREQGFGNGRTARNLFEYAVSAQATRLAPVEHPTDAQLTTVMAEDIPRPGTGPLTAGRPPASSLSP; via the coding sequence ATGGCCCGAAGATTTGGCCGATGTGGCGCGACCCGCGGCCCCACAATGGCTGAATCACTCGTTGGGCCTTCACACCAGTTCATCGAGACAACCGCCGCCACCCTGGAGTTGCTCAGCGGTGGCGTCGCCGGAGTGGGGTCGGGCACTTGGCGGCAGGATGCGGCCCTGGAGGCGTTCAACCTCGCCTGTGGCCTCGTGGCGATCGATCACCGCATTAGCGACGACGAATTGTGGGCCATCATGGGCGCCTTCGGTCCGTTCCTGCAGACCCGCCTCGCCGGCACTACCCCCGCCGACCTGCGCGACTCAGGCCTGGTGGAGGGCCAACGCCAGTTCACCGCCGCGCCGTCGGCAATGTTCGAGCTGTTCGTGGCGGCCGATGCCGCCGGGGCGAGCAACCACGCCCGGTCCTACTACTCCGCCGCGGTGGAAATCGCCTTCGCCATAGCCGCTATCGACCGGCACACTTCCGAAACTGAACTAATCGCCATCGAGCAGTTCCGGGGAATGCTCCTGCGGGCGATCGAGACCATGGAACGCGATCGCAGGATGGGGACTAAGGCCGCGCTAAGCGACCCCCGGGCCGAGACCCCCGCCCTCGCCCACCCACTCCCCGCCACCCCTGTCGCTCCCCGGCCCCTCGATGACCTCCTGAGCGAACTCGACGATCTCATCGGCCTCGACGCGGTGAAGCACGAGGTGAAACTCGTCACCAATCTGCTGCGGGTGCAGAACATCCGGCGCGAACGCGGCCTTCCGGTATCGGACCAGAGCCGCCACCTCATTTTCACGGGTAACCCCGGGACTGGGAAAACCACCGTGGCCCGGTTACTGGCGCAGATTTACCACAGCCTCGGGGTGGTGGATCGCGGCCAACTCGTGGAAACCGACCGCGCCGGCCTGGTAGCGGGCTACGTCGGACAGACGGCCCCACTGGTGGTGGCCCGATTTGATGAGGCCGACCAGGGTCTCCTGCTGATCGACGAGGCCTATTCACTGGTGCGGGGCGGGGAACGTGACTTTGGGCGAGAAGCGATCGACACCATCGTGAAATTGATCGAAGACCGCCGGGATCGCCTCGTCGTGGTGATGGCTGGCTATCCCGACGAGATGGAAGCCCTGATCGAATCCAACCCCGGCCTGCGGTCGCGCTTCCCGAAGTCGATCCATTTCCCGGACTACACCACCGACGAACTCCTGCGGATTGTCAGCCAACTGGGCGGGGCGGCTGGCTACCAACTCAATGCGGGGGCCACCGCCGCGGCCCGCCGGTGGTTCGATGCCATCGAGCGCGAGCAGGGATTCGGTAACGGACGCACCGCCCGCAACCTGTTCGAATATGCCGTCTCCGCCCAGGCCACCCGCCTCGCCCCCGTCGAACATCCCACCGATGCCCAACTCACCACCGTGATGGCCGAAGACATCCCCCGGCCCGGCACTGGCCCGCTGACCGCCGGAAGGCCCCCCGCTAGTAGTCTTTCTCCGTGA
- a CDS encoding rRNA methyltransferase: MNHEIGVGPHPTPWPNDPRLDARLLADGDRRNVVDRYRYWTVEAIVADLDRRRHSFHIAIENWTHDLNIGTVVRNANAFGAAAVHIVGRRRWNRRGAMVTDRYQHLLHHPTIDDLVIWAAGEATDLVGIDNLPGAVPIETTSLPVRCVLLFGQEGPGLSPAAHAGCSLVCSITQYGSTRSINAGVASGIAMYTWLRQHPPA; this comes from the coding sequence CTGAACCACGAGATCGGCGTGGGACCTCACCCCACGCCCTGGCCCAACGATCCCCGCCTCGATGCCCGGTTATTGGCCGACGGCGACCGCCGTAACGTGGTGGATCGGTACCGCTACTGGACCGTGGAGGCCATCGTGGCCGACCTCGATCGTCGTCGCCATTCGTTCCACATTGCGATCGAAAACTGGACCCACGACCTCAATATCGGCACGGTAGTTCGGAACGCCAACGCCTTCGGGGCGGCCGCCGTGCACATCGTGGGACGCCGCCGCTGGAACCGGCGTGGGGCGATGGTGACGGATCGCTACCAACACTTGTTGCACCATCCCACCATTGATGATCTGGTGATCTGGGCCGCCGGCGAGGCCACCGACTTGGTAGGAATCGACAACCTCCCCGGTGCCGTCCCCATCGAGACCACTTCTCTTCCAGTCCGATGCGTGCTCCTCTTCGGCCAGGAGGGCCCGGGCCTCTCCCCCGCCGCCCACGCCGGGTGTTCGCTGGTGTGTTCCATCACCCAGTATGGATCCACCCGGTCCATCAACGCGGGCGTTGCGTCGGGCATTGCCATGTACACCTGGCTGCGCCAGCATCCGCCCGCCTGA
- the proB gene encoding glutamate 5-kinase — MIVVAKIGTSSITDAGGEINAAAIAKFCGEVAALRTNGHLVVIVTSGAIASGLPALGYTSGDRPRDAVTLQAASAVGQTRLMRVYESALADHGLVAGQILLAPLDFMVRQQYLHARATLGRLLEIGVVPVVNENDAIADDEIRFGDNDRLAALVAHLVAADLLVLLTDAPGLLTADPRLDSNASLIEEIVEVDQSMEAMAGGTGSQRGSGGMASKLAAAKIAAWSGVRAVIAQASRDGVLEAAVQGAAGAGTVVLPKSSRLPARKLWIAFAVGSSGTIVVDEGARGALVDRGLSLLAVGVHAVTGRFEVDDAVEIAGPDGRVFAKGLTRMSSLDLATVAGKRTADLPEAMPHEVVHRDDLVVLP; from the coding sequence ATGATCGTTGTCGCCAAAATAGGTACGTCGTCGATCACTGATGCCGGGGGCGAGATCAACGCCGCCGCCATCGCCAAATTCTGTGGCGAGGTGGCCGCCCTGCGCACGAACGGTCATCTCGTGGTCATCGTGACCTCCGGGGCCATTGCGTCGGGCCTTCCCGCCCTCGGCTACACCAGCGGGGACCGGCCTCGTGATGCCGTGACGCTCCAGGCGGCGTCGGCGGTGGGACAGACACGATTGATGCGGGTCTACGAAAGCGCCCTCGCCGACCACGGTCTCGTGGCCGGCCAAATCCTGCTCGCTCCGCTGGATTTTATGGTGCGTCAGCAGTACCTCCATGCCCGGGCCACCCTTGGCCGTCTGCTGGAAATCGGCGTGGTGCCGGTCGTGAACGAGAACGATGCCATTGCTGACGACGAGATTCGCTTCGGAGACAACGATCGTCTGGCGGCGTTGGTTGCCCATCTGGTGGCCGCCGACCTCCTCGTTCTGCTCACCGATGCTCCCGGTCTGCTTACCGCCGACCCACGGCTGGACTCCAACGCCTCGCTCATCGAGGAGATCGTGGAGGTGGATCAATCCATGGAAGCGATGGCCGGAGGAACCGGCTCGCAGCGTGGGAGCGGCGGGATGGCCTCCAAGTTGGCTGCCGCCAAGATCGCCGCCTGGTCTGGGGTGCGAGCCGTCATCGCCCAGGCCTCGCGGGATGGAGTGCTGGAAGCGGCAGTGCAAGGGGCGGCGGGGGCGGGGACGGTGGTGCTGCCCAAGAGCAGTCGGCTCCCGGCCCGCAAATTGTGGATCGCCTTCGCGGTGGGGTCCAGTGGCACCATCGTGGTGGATGAGGGCGCCCGCGGCGCCTTGGTGGACCGCGGTCTCTCCTTACTTGCCGTCGGGGTGCACGCGGTGACGGGTCGCTTCGAGGTTGACGATGCCGTGGAGATCGCCGGTCCCGACGGACGGGTGTTTGCCAAGGGGCTCACCCGGATGAGTTCCCTGGACCTGGCCACGGTGGCGGGAAAGCGAACTGCCGACCTACCAGAGGCCATGCCGCATGAGGTGGTGCACCGCGACGATCTGGTTGTGTTGCCTTGA
- a CDS encoding PspA/IM30 family protein produces the protein MFKSLKRWWKYFVAKINSSFNAKADPKIQLEQAITEAQEQHRRLREQAANVIANQKQTEMRLERAIEELEKVNGNTKQAVLMADEASKKGETAKVAEYTSAAESFATRLIVIEGEVEGLKQLVLQSAQASDQAKAAVQQNATLLQRKLSERQKLLSQLDQAKMQEQVNVAMASLQETVGQDVPTLAEVRQKIEARYAKARGMAELTGSSVESRMLEVEQAAANSEAQTRLAQIRAQLGLEPGLETATEPAATEPAAEEPAAEAGEAGTN, from the coding sequence ATGTTCAAATCCCTAAAGCGGTGGTGGAAGTATTTCGTTGCCAAAATCAACTCGTCCTTCAATGCCAAAGCAGACCCCAAGATCCAACTGGAACAGGCCATCACCGAGGCGCAGGAGCAACACCGTCGTCTGCGGGAGCAGGCGGCGAACGTCATCGCTAACCAAAAGCAGACCGAAATGCGCCTGGAACGGGCGATCGAGGAGCTGGAAAAGGTCAACGGAAACACCAAACAGGCTGTGCTCATGGCCGACGAGGCCAGCAAGAAAGGCGAGACTGCCAAGGTCGCCGAGTACACCTCCGCCGCCGAGTCCTTCGCCACTCGTCTCATTGTGATCGAGGGTGAGGTGGAAGGCCTGAAGCAACTAGTCTTGCAGTCCGCCCAAGCCTCTGATCAGGCCAAGGCGGCTGTGCAGCAAAATGCCACGCTGCTCCAACGGAAGTTGTCGGAACGCCAGAAACTCCTCTCGCAGCTCGACCAGGCCAAGATGCAGGAGCAGGTCAACGTCGCGATGGCGTCGCTGCAGGAGACCGTCGGCCAAGATGTGCCCACCTTGGCCGAGGTTCGCCAGAAGATCGAAGCCCGCTACGCCAAGGCTCGAGGGATGGCCGAGCTCACCGGGTCGTCCGTTGAGTCGCGGATGCTGGAAGTGGAGCAAGCCGCCGCTAACAGCGAAGCCCAGACACGGCTGGCGCAGATTCGTGCACAACTCGGTCTTGAGCCGGGCCTCGAAACGGCCACCGAGCCTGCGGCCACGGAGCCTGCGGCCGAGGAGCCTGCGGCCGAGGCCGGCGAGGCCGGCACCAACTGA
- a CDS encoding VWA domain-containing protein → MGPGGRARRGTNARAWCDVCVAQPLAGGHPMNRSRAVLLTLTLTLVASACSASKEPSANGLEDPGNCTVIDLAVSPEKRDLLTELAQDFNASDQARDGDRCFFARVQAKSSGAAAQLLSSEWDETAEGPRPVIWSPSASTWGAIVNQRLEAQAEPPLTGEFTSFQLTPLVIAMPKPMAEALGWPKEPLGFADILALSQDPAGWAAYGHPEWGPFRLGKTNPNFSTSGLSALLAQAYAANEKTAGLSIEDLQKPSTSVFASAIESSVVHYGDTTLTFLNNWYRADQRGNPYGYVSAVAVEEKSVIDYNRGNPDGVLQDGEQARPPRVPLVAIYPEEGTVYSDNPLYVLDASWVDSAQKKGADRFVDFLGRTENQKKILKFGFRPGNPKVEVSSPIDARNGVDPNQPQTLLEIPEPEVLVQLLADWQEQRKPARVLLLVDVSGSMGEVADPETGATKLDLAKSAAITALDEFNDDDEVGLWVFTTGLPGVDGKPLDHLELVPPGRVGDVGEKLKTELRSLIPLEGTPLYAATQTAYQNQVASYDPSRINAVVLLSDGINDDGDPDDDRKQLQALLAALSEGSEGQASQKVRVFTIAYGESADLSTLRSIAETSQAALYDSSDPRSINKVFVAVVSNF, encoded by the coding sequence ATGGGCCCCGGCGGCCGGGCCCGGCGTGGAACCAACGCTCGGGCGTGGTGTGATGTCTGCGTTGCACAACCTCTGGCTGGAGGCCATCCGATGAACCGTTCCCGTGCCGTGCTACTCACCTTGACACTGACCTTGGTGGCGAGCGCCTGCTCGGCATCCAAGGAACCGAGCGCCAACGGCCTGGAGGACCCCGGTAACTGCACCGTCATCGACCTGGCCGTGTCGCCGGAGAAACGCGACTTGCTCACCGAACTGGCCCAGGACTTCAACGCGAGCGACCAGGCCCGCGACGGGGATCGCTGTTTCTTTGCCCGCGTGCAGGCCAAGTCATCCGGGGCAGCCGCTCAATTGTTGTCCAGCGAGTGGGACGAAACCGCTGAGGGTCCCCGTCCGGTTATCTGGTCTCCTTCGGCCTCCACCTGGGGTGCGATTGTGAATCAACGCCTCGAGGCGCAAGCCGAGCCTCCCCTCACCGGCGAATTCACCTCATTCCAACTCACACCGCTGGTCATCGCCATGCCCAAGCCCATGGCGGAGGCGCTCGGCTGGCCCAAAGAGCCGCTGGGCTTTGCCGACATCCTGGCGCTTTCACAGGACCCCGCTGGCTGGGCCGCCTACGGCCACCCCGAGTGGGGCCCGTTTCGCTTAGGCAAGACCAACCCCAACTTCTCTACCAGTGGCCTCTCGGCACTTCTGGCCCAGGCCTACGCCGCCAATGAGAAGACCGCCGGCTTGTCGATCGAAGACCTCCAGAAGCCCAGCACCTCCGTCTTCGCCAGCGCCATCGAGTCGTCGGTAGTGCATTACGGCGACACCACCCTCACGTTCTTGAACAACTGGTACCGAGCGGACCAGCGGGGCAACCCCTACGGCTACGTGTCGGCGGTGGCGGTCGAGGAAAAGTCGGTGATCGACTACAACCGGGGCAACCCCGATGGCGTGCTGCAAGACGGCGAGCAGGCCCGGCCTCCTCGCGTACCGCTGGTGGCGATCTACCCCGAGGAAGGCACGGTGTATTCCGACAATCCCCTCTACGTACTCGATGCCTCCTGGGTCGATAGTGCGCAGAAGAAGGGGGCCGACCGCTTCGTGGACTTCCTGGGCCGCACCGAAAACCAGAAGAAGATCCTCAAGTTCGGTTTCCGCCCGGGAAACCCGAAGGTGGAAGTGTCTAGCCCCATCGACGCTCGCAACGGGGTAGACCCGAATCAGCCCCAAACGCTGCTCGAGATCCCCGAACCAGAGGTTCTGGTGCAACTCCTCGCCGACTGGCAGGAACAACGCAAACCGGCCCGAGTGCTCCTTCTCGTCGATGTCTCAGGCTCCATGGGAGAGGTAGCCGACCCCGAAACCGGAGCCACGAAACTCGATCTGGCCAAGAGCGCGGCGATCACCGCCCTCGATGAGTTCAATGACGACGACGAAGTGGGACTCTGGGTGTTCACGACCGGCCTGCCCGGGGTCGACGGGAAACCCCTCGATCACCTCGAACTAGTACCCCCCGGTCGGGTGGGCGACGTGGGTGAGAAACTCAAAACCGAGTTGCGCAGCCTCATCCCGCTCGAAGGTACGCCCCTATACGCCGCCACCCAAACGGCCTACCAGAACCAGGTGGCGTCGTATGATCCAAGTCGGATCAATGCCGTGGTACTGCTGTCTGATGGCATCAATGACGACGGCGACCCCGATGATGACCGCAAGCAGTTGCAAGCGCTCCTCGCCGCCCTGAGTGAGGGATCAGAGGGACAGGCGAGCCAAAAGGTGCGCGTATTCACGATCGCCTACGGGGAAAGCGCCGATCTCTCCACCCTTCGTAGCATCGCCGAGACCAGCCAGGCCGCTCTCTACGACTCCAGCGACCCCCGCAGTATCAACAAAGTCTTTGTGGCGGTGGTATCCAACTTCTAG